The following are from one region of the Hymenobacter radiodurans genome:
- a CDS encoding LacI family DNA-binding transcriptional regulator: protein MEPVNLKRLAQELKLSVATVSRALNNSKSASQETKARVLAMAQKLNYEPNPHASSLRRHNSKTIGVILPEVTNPFFSLVIDGIEEVARDNNYHVLIYLTHDNYQRELAITRLLVGGRIDGVLISVASTSQNFDHLDLLRQRNIPTVFFDRVYDGLDTAQVTTDNYESSYAATCHLIDNGCRTIAHLAVSNSLSIGRTRTQGYVAALHQNGIPFDDELLLRAQTTKNQDVAMIQGLLQRRPDIDGIFASVESLAMSSYEACQNLGLSIVTDIKIIAFSNLEIASFLSPPLTTITQPAYTMGREAARILFEALLENTPISASHSLELKSTLVVRSSTLAVS, encoded by the coding sequence ATGGAGCCGGTAAACCTGAAGCGACTTGCCCAAGAACTCAAACTTTCTGTGGCTACAGTATCCAGAGCTCTGAATAACAGTAAAAGCGCATCACAGGAGACCAAAGCCAGAGTATTGGCCATGGCCCAAAAGTTGAATTATGAGCCAAATCCACACGCCAGCAGCCTACGCCGACACAATAGCAAAACAATTGGAGTAATACTTCCGGAAGTAACCAACCCCTTTTTTTCCTTAGTAATAGATGGAATTGAGGAGGTGGCGCGCGATAATAATTACCACGTATTAATTTATCTGACGCATGATAATTATCAGCGTGAATTAGCAATTACCCGATTATTGGTTGGGGGGCGAATTGACGGGGTTTTGATATCGGTTGCTAGCACCAGTCAGAATTTTGATCATCTAGATTTACTAAGACAACGAAATATTCCAACTGTATTTTTCGACCGGGTGTATGACGGCCTCGACACGGCGCAGGTAACGACTGATAATTATGAAAGCAGCTACGCGGCAACTTGCCATCTTATTGATAACGGCTGCCGCACAATAGCTCACTTGGCAGTTTCGAACAGCTTATCCATCGGGCGTACGCGCACGCAAGGCTACGTTGCCGCTCTACATCAAAACGGAATTCCTTTCGATGATGAACTGCTGCTACGCGCACAAACCACTAAGAACCAGGATGTGGCTATGATTCAAGGGTTATTGCAACGTAGACCGGATATCGACGGAATTTTCGCGTCGGTTGAGAGCCTAGCAATGAGTAGCTATGAAGCCTGCCAGAATCTGGGGCTGTCTATTGTAACAGATATAAAAATCATAGCCTTTTCCAATCTCGAAATCGCCTCTTTTCTGAGTCCTCCCCTCACTACTATTACCCAACCAGCCTACACTATGGGCCGAGAAGCCGCCCGAATTCTATTCGAAGCACTCCTTGAAAATACGCCGATTTCAGCCAGCCACAGCCTAGAATTAAAATCAACACTGGTTGTCAGAAGCTCTACTCTGGCAGTGAGCTAA
- a CDS encoding trans-sulfuration enzyme family protein yields MHIHPKITPIYQTSVFKFDDLDGIAQYFDEPGSRYMYSRNGNPNSDELAEAVNRLERGQGAIATGSGMAAILAAILAYCEAGDHVLCAADIYGGSAALLNQELSRLGISVSYVPFDELYDLKSHLQPRTRLLLAETMSNPLLRVVDLKALAEECHQHDVKLVIDNTFATPLLTRPIEYGADITLHSVTKYLAGHSDVTAGVVVAASPEIAARLRQIGMVMGLTLSPMESWLAVRGLKTLRLRVQEHSSNALAIAQMLERHPLVQEVYYPGLPNHAEHPLAARQGGTQFGGMLSFRLPDDEKLVNQFMRRSQRFPFAPSLAGVDSSLSHPLSTSHRALTPEQQQRLGITVGLIRLSVGIELKEELVADLEQALG; encoded by the coding sequence ATGCATATTCATCCTAAAATCACTCCCATCTATCAAACGTCGGTTTTCAAATTTGATGATCTGGATGGCATAGCGCAGTATTTCGATGAGCCCGGCAGCCGCTACATGTATTCACGGAATGGCAATCCCAACTCCGATGAACTCGCCGAGGCGGTAAACCGGCTGGAACGTGGGCAAGGGGCAATTGCAACGGGTTCCGGCATGGCAGCTATTCTAGCGGCCATCTTAGCATACTGCGAAGCCGGTGACCATGTGCTGTGCGCTGCCGATATCTATGGTGGATCGGCGGCTCTGCTGAATCAGGAGCTTAGTCGCTTGGGAATTTCGGTGAGCTATGTGCCTTTCGACGAGCTTTATGACCTAAAGTCTCATCTGCAACCCCGCACCCGGCTGTTGCTAGCCGAAACCATGAGCAATCCGTTGCTGCGCGTGGTTGATCTGAAGGCGCTGGCCGAAGAGTGCCATCAGCACGACGTAAAGCTGGTTATTGATAATACGTTTGCCACGCCTCTGCTTACTCGTCCCATTGAATATGGCGCCGATATTACGCTACACAGCGTAACTAAATACCTAGCTGGCCATTCCGATGTAACAGCCGGGGTTGTTGTGGCTGCGTCTCCTGAAATTGCCGCTCGCCTGCGGCAGATCGGAATGGTTATGGGCTTGACTTTGAGCCCAATGGAGAGCTGGTTGGCTGTGCGTGGACTCAAAACGCTGCGCTTGCGCGTGCAGGAGCACAGCTCCAACGCGCTGGCCATAGCCCAGATGCTAGAGCGCCACCCGCTCGTACAAGAGGTATATTATCCGGGGTTGCCAAATCATGCGGAGCACCCGCTTGCCGCTCGCCAAGGCGGGACGCAGTTTGGAGGTATGCTTTCCTTCCGTTTGCCCGATGATGAGAAGCTCGTGAATCAGTTTATGCGCCGCTCCCAGCGCTTTCCATTTGCTCCGTCCTTGGCGGGCGTTGATTCGTCGCTGTCGCATCCACTTAGCACTTCACACCGCGCCCTCACGCCTGAGCAGCAGCAACGACTGGGCATCACCGTAGGTCTGATTCGTTTATCGGTGGGAATTGAGTTGAAAGAAGAATTAGTAGCCGATCTAGAGCAGGCTTTGGGATAA
- the atpC gene encoding ATP synthase F1 subunit epsilon produces MHLEIITPDRKIFAGEVTSAQFPGADGLFEVLNNHAPLISALQAGSINVNSATGRESFRIEGGVVEVLRNNVIVLAEGVVA; encoded by the coding sequence ATGCATTTAGAAATCATCACGCCAGACCGGAAAATATTTGCGGGCGAGGTCACTTCGGCTCAGTTTCCAGGGGCGGATGGACTTTTTGAAGTGCTTAATAACCACGCTCCGCTTATCAGTGCTTTGCAAGCGGGTAGCATCAACGTGAACAGCGCTACGGGCCGCGAATCCTTCCGCATCGAAGGTGGCGTGGTAGAAGTGCTGCGCAACAATGTTATCGTGCTGGCGGAAGGCGTAGTTGCCTAA
- the atpD gene encoding F0F1 ATP synthase subunit beta has translation MANNGKITQVIGPVVDVSFAGDDTRLPNILDALEVIKDNGQIVILECQQHLGEDRVRTIAMDSTEGLTRGAIVRDLGSPISMPTGEGVKGRLFNVIGQAIDGIPQPKSDGPMSIHRSAPPFEDLATTSEVFFTGIKVIDLLAPYVKGGKIGLFGGAGVGKTVLIQELINNIAKAYSGLSVFAGVGERTREGNDLLREFIESDIIRYGAEFKHSMEEGGWDLSKVDEVELAKSQATLVFGQMNEPPGARARVALSGLTIAESFRDGDGTGSGRDILFFIDNIFRFTQAGSEVSALLGRMPSAVGYQPTLATEMGAMQERITSTKRGSITSVQAVYVPADDLTDPAPANTFAHLDATTVLSRKIAELGIYPAVDPLDSTSRILSVEVLGEEHYNTAQRVKEILQRYKELQDIIAILGMDELSEEDKQVVNRARRVQRFLSQPFFVAEQFTGLKGVLVDIKDTIRGFNEIIDGKHDHLPEAAFNLVGTIEDAVVKGERLIAEAK, from the coding sequence ATGGCGAATAACGGCAAAATCACCCAAGTAATTGGTCCCGTAGTGGACGTAAGCTTCGCCGGTGATGACACGCGCCTCCCCAACATTCTCGACGCGCTGGAAGTCATAAAAGACAACGGCCAGATTGTTATCCTCGAATGCCAGCAGCACTTAGGCGAAGACCGGGTGCGCACCATCGCCATGGACTCGACCGAGGGTCTGACCCGCGGTGCTATCGTGCGCGACTTGGGTTCGCCCATCTCGATGCCGACTGGTGAAGGCGTAAAAGGCCGCTTGTTCAATGTAATTGGCCAAGCCATTGACGGCATCCCTCAGCCCAAGAGTGATGGACCTATGTCGATTCACCGCTCGGCTCCTCCGTTTGAGGATCTGGCTACGACTTCGGAAGTATTCTTCACTGGTATCAAAGTAATTGACCTGTTGGCTCCTTATGTAAAGGGTGGCAAAATTGGTTTGTTTGGTGGTGCTGGCGTAGGCAAAACCGTATTGATTCAGGAGCTGATCAACAACATCGCAAAGGCTTACTCGGGTTTGTCGGTGTTTGCTGGTGTAGGTGAGCGTACCCGTGAGGGAAATGACTTGCTGCGTGAGTTTATTGAGTCGGACATCATTCGCTACGGCGCTGAGTTCAAGCACTCGATGGAAGAAGGCGGCTGGGATCTGTCAAAAGTTGACGAGGTAGAACTGGCGAAGTCGCAGGCTACGCTCGTGTTCGGTCAGATGAATGAGCCGCCCGGAGCTCGTGCTCGTGTTGCGCTGTCAGGTCTTACTATCGCTGAAAGCTTCCGCGATGGCGACGGTACTGGTTCAGGCCGCGACATCCTGTTCTTTATTGATAATATCTTCCGCTTTACCCAGGCTGGTTCGGAAGTATCGGCTCTCTTGGGTCGTATGCCTTCAGCCGTAGGTTACCAGCCCACGCTGGCCACCGAAATGGGTGCTATGCAGGAGCGTATTACTTCTACTAAGCGTGGTTCTATTACGTCGGTACAGGCGGTATATGTACCTGCCGATGACTTGACTGACCCAGCGCCGGCTAACACCTTCGCTCACTTGGACGCTACAACAGTATTGTCGCGTAAGATTGCTGAGCTTGGCATTTACCCTGCTGTGGACCCACTAGACTCTACCTCACGCATTCTGTCGGTTGAGGTTCTAGGGGAGGAGCACTACAACACCGCTCAGCGCGTAAAAGAGATTTTACAGCGCTACAAAGAACTGCAGGACATCATCGCCATTCTTGGTATGGATGAGTTGTCGGAGGAGGATAAGCAGGTCGTTAACCGCGCTCGGCGCGTGCAGCGCTTCCTGTCACAGCCTTTCTTCGTAGCTGAGCAGTTCACTGGCTTGAAAGGGGTATTGGTTGATATCAAAGACACCATCCGTGGCTTCAACGAAATTATCGACGGCAAGCACGACCATCTACCTGAAGCAGCTTTCAACCTTGTTGGTACTATCGAGGATGCCGTTGTGAAAGGTGAGCGTCTGATTGCTGAAGCAAAGTAA
- a CDS encoding ribose-phosphate pyrophosphokinase, which yields MSQQVKLFAGNASHELGEKIAAAYGTQLGDLSLQRFADTELGPSFNESVRGCAVFLIQSTFPPAENLMELMLMVDAAKRASAASVTIVMPYYGYARQDRKDKPRVSIGAKVVADFIQSVGTDRLMTCDLHAGQIQGFFDIPVDHLDGSAMFVPYIKSLNLDNLIFASPDVGGVVRTRAFAKRFGAEIVVCDKTRLRANEIASMQVIGDVTGLDVVLVDDIVDTAGTICKAAELLLERGARSVRAVITHPVLSGPAHDRIRNSVLEELVVSDTIPLRQENPKIRVISLADLFAHAIRNVVTHESISSLFT from the coding sequence ATGTCCCAGCAGGTTAAACTTTTCGCAGGCAACGCCTCGCACGAACTCGGTGAGAAAATTGCCGCCGCCTACGGCACCCAGCTCGGTGACCTGAGCCTTCAGCGCTTTGCCGACACTGAATTGGGACCAAGCTTCAATGAAAGCGTTCGGGGTTGTGCCGTGTTTCTGATTCAGAGCACGTTTCCGCCGGCTGAAAACTTGATGGAACTCATGCTGATGGTAGACGCTGCAAAACGCGCTTCTGCTGCTTCTGTCACCATTGTAATGCCTTATTATGGCTACGCTCGTCAAGACCGTAAGGACAAGCCGCGGGTGAGCATTGGGGCCAAAGTGGTGGCCGACTTCATCCAAAGTGTTGGCACCGACCGCCTGATGACCTGCGACCTGCACGCCGGCCAGATTCAAGGGTTTTTCGATATCCCTGTTGACCACCTCGACGGTTCGGCCATGTTTGTGCCCTACATCAAATCGCTGAATCTGGACAACCTCATTTTTGCCTCTCCTGACGTTGGTGGCGTGGTGCGGACCCGCGCTTTTGCCAAGCGCTTCGGGGCCGAAATCGTAGTGTGCGACAAAACACGTCTGCGGGCCAATGAAATTGCCTCTATGCAGGTAATTGGCGACGTAACTGGGCTAGATGTCGTTTTAGTCGATGATATTGTGGATACGGCTGGCACCATCTGCAAGGCGGCTGAGTTGCTGTTGGAGCGTGGGGCACGTTCGGTGCGGGCTGTTATTACGCACCCCGTACTCAGCGGCCCGGCCCACGACCGCATTCGCAACTCGGTTTTGGAGGAGCTTGTGGTCTCCGACACGATTCCGTTGCGGCAGGAAAATCCGAAAATCCGGGTGATATCATTAGCTGATCTGTTTGCCCATGCTATTCGCAACGTGGTGACGCACGAGTCAATTAGCTCGCTGTTTACTTAA
- a CDS encoding 50S ribosomal protein L25/general stress protein Ctc: protein MKSLEIVGFKRANLGKKEAKQLRLDSYVPCVMYGAGEQVHFSAPAILFRELLYTPEVHIVDLNVEGTIYRAIVQDAQFHPVNEMLLHVDFLQLQDGKEVKMDIPVKYIGTSPGVQQGGKLISKLRKVKVKALPENLPDYVEVNISELELGKSIKVSKVQPTNYTILTNPLAPIATVAIPRALKGAMAGGDK, encoded by the coding sequence ATGAAAAGCTTAGAGATTGTAGGGTTTAAAAGAGCGAATCTCGGCAAGAAAGAGGCAAAGCAGCTGCGTCTTGATTCTTATGTTCCGTGCGTAATGTATGGTGCAGGAGAGCAAGTACACTTCTCGGCTCCTGCCATTCTCTTCCGCGAATTGCTGTACACGCCTGAAGTACACATCGTCGATTTGAACGTAGAGGGCACTATCTACCGTGCTATCGTGCAGGACGCTCAGTTTCACCCTGTGAACGAAATGTTGCTGCACGTTGACTTCCTGCAATTGCAGGATGGCAAAGAGGTAAAAATGGACATCCCTGTAAAATACATCGGCACTTCGCCCGGCGTACAGCAAGGTGGCAAGTTGATCTCGAAGCTGCGTAAGGTAAAGGTGAAGGCGCTGCCCGAGAACCTGCCTGACTATGTTGAGGTGAACATTTCGGAGCTTGAGCTAGGCAAGTCTATCAAAGTAAGCAAAGTGCAGCCTACTAACTACACTATTCTTACGAACCCCCTCGCTCCTATCGCTACCGTGGCTATCCCACGTGCACTGAAAGGTGCTATGGCCGGCGGCGACAAGTAA
- the pth gene encoding aminoacyl-tRNA hydrolase: MKYLVLGLGNIGPEYANTRHNIGFMVADYLAQKHEARFEINRHAFVTEIKHKGKTFVLVKPTTYMNLSGKAAAHYLTSLKLEKEQMLVVTDDLALPYGKLRLKGKGSAGGHNGLKSIQETLGTDEYARLRFGVDANFPKGRQVDYVLDPFSADEQIDLPLRIEKAADAVLAFGTLGIERAMNVVNVK, translated from the coding sequence ATGAAATACCTGGTTTTAGGCCTCGGCAATATTGGTCCCGAATACGCCAATACACGCCATAATATCGGCTTTATGGTAGCTGATTATTTGGCACAAAAACATGAGGCGCGGTTTGAAATAAATCGACACGCGTTCGTGACGGAAATCAAGCATAAAGGCAAAACCTTTGTGTTGGTGAAGCCCACAACGTACATGAACTTGAGCGGTAAAGCAGCGGCACATTATCTGACCAGCCTGAAGCTAGAAAAAGAGCAGATGCTGGTTGTAACCGATGATTTGGCCCTGCCTTATGGCAAGTTGCGTTTGAAAGGAAAAGGCTCAGCCGGAGGTCATAATGGCTTAAAATCCATTCAGGAAACGTTGGGCACCGACGAATACGCTCGCCTGCGCTTCGGCGTCGATGCTAATTTTCCGAAGGGCCGGCAAGTGGATTATGTGCTAGATCCTTTCTCGGCTGACGAGCAAATCGACCTGCCGCTGCGCATTGAAAAAGCGGCGGATGCAGTCTTGGCTTTCGGAACCTTAGGTATTGAACGCGCTATGAATGTGGTTAACGTGAAATAA
- the metG gene encoding methionine--tRNA ligase: MSSDFQRYTVTAALPYANGPVHIGHLAGVYLPADIYVRYLRSAGRDVKFICGSDEHGVPITIRAQKEGVTPQQVVDKYHALIRDSFVDFGVSFDIYSRTSSATHREVSSGFFRKLYEEGKFIEQTSQQYYDEQANQFLADRYIVGTCPNCGNENAYGDQCERCGTSLSPTELINPRSMLSGNNPVLRETKHWYLPLDQYEPWLREWIVEGHKNDWKANVYGQCKSWIDQGLHPRAVTRDLDWGVPVPVEGAEGKVLYVWFDAPIGYISATKDLLPDTWETYWKDSGSKLVHFIGKDNIVFHCIIFPAMLKAHGDYILPDNVPANEFLNLEGDKISTSRNWAVWLHEYLQDFEGRADVLRYVLCANAPENKDNDFTWKDFQARNNNELLATLGNFVNRAVVLTHKYFGGQIPARNELTEFDQDVLQQLADFPARIGQLIENYRFRDALNELMNLARLGNKYLADTEPWKLIKTDEPRVATILNIALQITASLTTLMEPFLPNTAARLGSMLNTEKAPWAAAGNTNALPVGHQLNEAFLLFEKIEDATVEAQVQKLLDTKKANELANAVTASAKDNVSFDEFSRMDLRVGTITAAEKVAKTKKLLKLTVDTGLDQRTIVSGIAESFIPEALVGQQVLVLLNLAPREIKGIQSQGMLLLAENADGSLALMQPGQQVRPGSGVM, encoded by the coding sequence ATGTCCTCTGATTTTCAGCGTTATACTGTTACAGCTGCTTTGCCATATGCCAATGGTCCGGTGCATATTGGTCATCTGGCAGGTGTTTATCTGCCAGCTGATATTTATGTGCGCTACCTACGCAGTGCGGGTCGTGATGTAAAGTTTATTTGCGGCTCCGATGAACACGGTGTGCCCATCACTATTCGGGCGCAAAAAGAAGGCGTCACACCGCAGCAAGTGGTCGATAAATATCATGCATTAATCCGCGATTCTTTCGTGGATTTTGGGGTGTCGTTCGATATTTATTCCCGCACGTCGTCGGCTACGCACCGCGAAGTTTCGAGCGGCTTTTTTCGCAAGCTGTACGAAGAAGGAAAATTCATCGAGCAGACGTCGCAGCAATATTACGATGAGCAGGCCAACCAATTTTTAGCCGACCGTTATATCGTGGGTACGTGCCCAAACTGCGGCAACGAAAACGCCTACGGCGACCAGTGCGAGCGGTGCGGTACGTCGCTCAGCCCCACTGAACTAATTAATCCGCGCAGCATGCTTAGCGGCAATAATCCGGTGCTGCGCGAAACCAAGCACTGGTACTTGCCCCTCGACCAGTATGAGCCCTGGCTGCGTGAATGGATTGTGGAAGGCCATAAAAACGATTGGAAAGCCAACGTGTACGGGCAATGCAAATCCTGGATTGATCAGGGCCTGCACCCGCGCGCCGTTACCCGCGACCTGGATTGGGGCGTGCCTGTGCCGGTAGAAGGTGCTGAGGGCAAGGTGCTCTACGTGTGGTTTGATGCACCCATCGGCTACATTTCCGCCACTAAAGACCTGCTGCCCGACACGTGGGAAACCTATTGGAAAGACAGCGGCTCGAAGCTTGTGCACTTTATTGGCAAGGATAATATCGTGTTTCACTGCATCATATTTCCGGCCATGCTCAAGGCTCACGGCGACTATATTTTGCCCGATAATGTGCCGGCCAATGAATTCCTAAACCTTGAAGGCGACAAGATTTCTACTTCGCGCAACTGGGCGGTGTGGCTGCACGAATACTTGCAGGATTTCGAGGGCCGCGCTGATGTATTGCGCTACGTGTTGTGCGCAAATGCACCCGAGAATAAAGACAATGATTTCACCTGGAAGGATTTTCAGGCGCGCAACAACAACGAGCTTTTAGCTACGCTCGGCAACTTCGTAAATCGCGCTGTAGTGCTCACGCATAAGTACTTTGGGGGGCAAATTCCGGCGCGAAATGAGCTCACTGAATTTGACCAAGATGTCCTACAGCAGCTGGCCGATTTCCCGGCGCGTATTGGGCAGCTCATTGAGAACTACCGCTTCCGCGATGCGCTCAATGAGCTAATGAATCTGGCTCGTTTGGGTAATAAATATCTGGCGGATACGGAGCCTTGGAAGCTTATAAAAACGGATGAGCCAAGAGTAGCTACGATCCTCAATATCGCCCTGCAAATTACAGCTAGCCTCACCACGCTGATGGAGCCATTTTTGCCCAACACGGCTGCGCGCTTGGGTAGTATGTTAAATACCGAAAAAGCCCCTTGGGCTGCTGCTGGCAACACGAATGCTCTCCCGGTTGGACACCAACTCAATGAAGCTTTTCTACTTTTTGAAAAGATAGAAGATGCGACGGTAGAGGCGCAGGTGCAAAAGCTGCTTGACACTAAAAAAGCTAATGAATTGGCAAACGCTGTCACGGCTTCTGCGAAGGATAATGTGTCGTTTGATGAATTCAGCCGCATGGATTTGCGAGTAGGCACGATTACGGCCGCTGAGAAAGTCGCCAAGACTAAAAAGCTCCTCAAACTCACTGTTGATACTGGCCTGGACCAGCGCACCATCGTGAGCGGTATTGCGGAGTCATTTATTCCGGAAGCGCTGGTCGGGCAGCAGGTGTTGGTGCTGCTAAATTTGGCCCCTAGAGAGATAAAAGGTATTCAGTCGCAGGGCATGCTATTGCTAGCCGAAAACGCCGACGGCTCGTTGGCACTCATGCAACCCGGCCAGCAAGTGCGGCCCGGTAGCGGCGTGATGTAA
- the msrB gene encoding peptide-methionine (R)-S-oxide reductase MsrB has product MRNYALILALSFLTLGTACSQKKDALATAKAQAATTPGGAAKAYPTAQPMTNKADEFAVRKTEAEWRKQLTPEQFNVLREQGTERAFANKYNDNHEKGVYYCAGCDNKLFDSATKFESGTGWPSFFAPATAASVKVQQDNSYGMSRDEIVCAKCGGHIGHVFDDGPKPTGQRYCMNSAAMTFKKQ; this is encoded by the coding sequence ATGCGTAACTACGCCCTTATTCTGGCTCTTTCTTTTTTGACGTTGGGTACTGCCTGTTCGCAGAAAAAGGACGCGCTGGCAACCGCTAAGGCTCAGGCCGCTACCACACCCGGAGGTGCTGCCAAAGCCTATCCGACCGCTCAGCCCATGACCAACAAAGCCGACGAGTTTGCCGTTCGCAAAACGGAGGCAGAATGGCGCAAGCAGCTCACGCCCGAGCAGTTCAATGTGTTGCGCGAGCAAGGCACCGAGCGGGCATTTGCCAATAAATACAACGATAACCACGAAAAGGGCGTGTACTACTGCGCCGGCTGCGACAACAAACTTTTCGATTCGGCTACCAAATTTGAGTCGGGTACGGGTTGGCCCAGCTTCTTTGCGCCGGCCACCGCCGCCAGCGTGAAAGTGCAGCAGGATAACAGTTATGGCATGTCGCGCGACGAGATTGTATGCGCCAAATGCGGCGGCCACATCGGTCACGTCTTCGATGATGGCCCAAAACCTACAGGGCAGCGGTACTGCATGAACTCGGCCGCTATGACTTTTAAGAAGCAGTAA
- the typA gene encoding translational GTPase TypA codes for MQNIRNIAIIAHVDHGKTTLVDKIIHASKLFDEHQHFDDLILDNNDLERERGITIVSKNVSVRYKDVKINIIDTPGHADFGGEVERVLKMADGVLLLVDAFEGAMPQTRFVLGKAIDLGLKPIVVVNKVDKENCRPDEVHEQVFDLMFNLGASEDQLDFVTLYGSSKQGWMSTDWKVKTDNIIPLLDAVVASIPAAPTLDGTPQMQVTSLDYSSFVGRIAIGRVHRGTLKEGSNMSLVKRDGTIKKVKIKELHVFEGLGRNKVAEVSSGEICAVTGIEGFDIGDTLADADNPEGLAVISIDEPTMNMLFTINNSPFFGKEGKFVTSRHLRDRLFKETEKNLALRVKETDKEDTFLVYGRGILHLSVLIETMRREGFELQVGQPQVLFKEDDNGNRLEPIEHLVVDVPEETAGKVIELVTMRKGDLTIMEPKGDLQHLEFNIPARGLIGLRNNVLTATAGEAIMNHRFQSYEPYKGVIPGRIAGSLISMDTGAGTAYTIDKMQDRGEFFVDPGEEVYAGQVIGEHTRPNDLTINIQKGKKLTNMRASGSDDNAKIVPKRQFSLEEAMEYIQKDEYLEVTPKSVRMRKILLDENERLRSAKKVD; via the coding sequence ATGCAGAACATTCGGAATATCGCAATTATTGCGCACGTTGACCACGGCAAGACGACGCTCGTGGACAAAATCATTCACGCCTCTAAGCTATTCGATGAGCACCAGCACTTCGACGACCTGATCTTGGACAACAACGATCTGGAGCGCGAGCGGGGCATTACCATCGTTTCCAAGAACGTATCGGTTCGTTATAAGGACGTTAAGATCAACATCATTGATACGCCTGGTCACGCCGACTTTGGCGGTGAGGTAGAGCGCGTGCTGAAGATGGCCGACGGCGTACTGCTGCTCGTGGATGCCTTCGAAGGTGCCATGCCGCAGACCCGTTTCGTACTGGGCAAGGCCATTGACCTCGGTCTAAAGCCTATCGTGGTAGTAAATAAAGTTGACAAAGAGAACTGCCGCCCCGACGAGGTACACGAGCAGGTGTTCGACCTTATGTTCAACCTCGGCGCATCAGAAGATCAGCTTGACTTTGTGACCTTGTATGGTTCATCGAAGCAAGGTTGGATGAGCACCGACTGGAAAGTAAAGACCGACAACATCATTCCGCTGCTCGATGCGGTAGTAGCTTCTATTCCAGCGGCTCCTACTTTGGACGGCACGCCTCAGATGCAGGTGACTTCGCTCGACTATTCGTCGTTCGTGGGTCGTATTGCCATTGGTCGCGTACACCGCGGCACGCTGAAAGAAGGCTCCAACATGAGCTTAGTGAAGCGTGACGGCACTATTAAGAAAGTAAAAATCAAAGAGCTACACGTGTTCGAAGGCCTGGGCCGGAACAAGGTAGCAGAGGTTAGCTCGGGCGAAATCTGCGCCGTAACCGGTATTGAAGGTTTCGATATCGGCGATACGCTGGCTGATGCCGACAATCCAGAAGGATTGGCAGTTATCAGCATCGACGAGCCAACGATGAACATGTTGTTCACCATCAACAACTCGCCGTTTTTTGGTAAGGAAGGTAAGTTTGTGACCTCGCGTCACTTGCGTGATCGTTTGTTTAAGGAGACGGAGAAAAACCTTGCGCTACGCGTGAAGGAAACCGATAAGGAAGATACATTCTTGGTGTACGGCCGCGGTATTCTTCACTTGTCGGTACTGATTGAAACGATGCGTCGCGAAGGCTTTGAATTGCAAGTGGGTCAGCCCCAGGTGCTGTTCAAAGAAGACGACAATGGCAACCGCTTGGAGCCAATTGAGCACTTGGTAGTGGACGTGCCAGAGGAAACTGCTGGTAAGGTTATCGAGCTGGTAACGATGCGGAAGGGCGACCTAACCATCATGGAGCCGAAAGGCGACTTGCAGCACTTGGAGTTCAATATTCCGGCCCGTGGCCTGATTGGTCTGCGTAACAACGTCTTGACCGCTACCGCTGGTGAGGCTATCATGAACCACCGCTTCCAGAGCTACGAGCCCTACAAAGGCGTAATTCCAGGTCGTATTGCTGGTTCGCTGATTTCGATGGATACGGGTGCTGGCACCGCGTACACCATCGATAAGATGCAGGACCGTGGCGAGTTCTTCGTTGATCCAGGCGAGGAAGTATACGCTGGCCAGGTTATCGGTGAGCACACCCGCCCCAACGACTTGACCATCAATATTCAGAAAGGCAAGAAGCTCACCAACATGCGCGCTTCCGGCTCCGACGACAACGCGAAGATTGTTCCGAAGCGTCAGTTCTCGCTGGAAGAGGCGATGGAGTACATCCAGAAAGATGAGTATCTGGAAGTAACCCCAAAGTCGGTACGGATGCGCAAGATTCTGCTGGACGAGAACGAGCGTTTGCGCTCCGCCAAGAAAGTAGACTAG